One window from the genome of Spirosoma rhododendri encodes:
- a CDS encoding DUF4097 family beta strand repeat-containing protein: protein MNNQLTVWWLLVWFGLCLPGVVVRAQPSLQVVMKVVEKELPYSAGQRVRLTAEKADVSIHGWNRPVVSVRIRLTAKHTDRTVAEREVAYQQYTIQQMGADIDLSNRYAVPRGAGKVQSQLKAIYDISVPVGALLQLKNSFGDVRLTDLTGDVNLTFEFGKLSLDDIGGKLAVRSSYGDIDGRGVDATLTLNAEKADVMLRDMAGRATIKSRYGKLTVVPTPSMTGLMIEASRTEILVAARRITDFQYDIITTFSDIRVPEAQQSELGKLGSKQTFTYQPPGRKSLIQIQNSYSNVTIQADKSLVDR, encoded by the coding sequence ATGAACAACCAATTGACAGTCTGGTGGCTGCTCGTGTGGTTTGGGCTATGCCTGCCGGGTGTGGTCGTGCGGGCGCAACCGTCGCTTCAGGTCGTAATGAAGGTGGTGGAGAAAGAGCTACCCTACTCGGCGGGCCAACGAGTGCGGCTGACGGCAGAAAAAGCCGACGTAAGCATACATGGCTGGAACCGGCCGGTGGTGTCGGTTCGGATACGGCTGACGGCTAAGCACACTGATCGAACTGTTGCCGAACGGGAGGTGGCGTATCAGCAATACACGATACAACAAATGGGTGCTGATATCGACCTGTCGAACCGGTATGCTGTGCCGCGCGGGGCGGGAAAGGTACAGAGTCAGTTGAAAGCAATTTACGATATCAGCGTACCAGTTGGTGCGTTGCTACAGTTGAAAAATTCGTTTGGCGATGTGCGGCTCACCGACCTGACCGGCGATGTAAACCTGACGTTTGAGTTCGGTAAACTTTCGCTGGACGACATTGGCGGAAAACTGGCTGTTCGGTCTAGTTACGGCGACATCGATGGGCGCGGGGTCGATGCTACGCTAACGCTTAACGCCGAAAAAGCCGATGTTATGCTGCGCGATATGGCCGGACGCGCCACTATAAAGAGTCGATACGGTAAGCTGACGGTCGTGCCAACCCCCTCAATGACCGGTTTGATGATCGAAGCATCGCGCACAGAAATTCTTGTGGCCGCCCGTCGCATCACCGATTTTCAGTACGACATCATCACCACGTTTTCCGACATCCGCGTACCCGAAGCGCAGCAGAGCGAGCTAGGGAAGCTGGGGAGCAAGCAAACCTTCACCTATCAGCCACCCGGACGCAAATCGCTGATTCAAATTCAGAACAGCTACAGTAACGTGACCATACAGGCCGACAAATCACTCGTAGATCGATAA
- a CDS encoding alpha/beta fold hydrolase, with the protein MEATVELHTIASGQGPLTLVFLHYFGGSAAEWQAVAAQLEIKHRCVAVDLRGHGDSPAPKAGYSVDDMTDDVVGTLEQLAVDQYILIGHSMSGKVVLNLASRQPVGLQQVLLVSPSPPHPEPIPEKDRKEMLETHGTEQAAVKTFENITAKPVSRADRQQIITDNLRTSEVAWDAWLTAGSKEDIADRMSRVVVPVSIIAGNKDNALSPDVQPELTLPTLPNATFEVLDGAGHLIPYEMPDALVHFITKKISPGLPGNS; encoded by the coding sequence ATGGAAGCGACGGTTGAGTTACATACTATAGCAAGCGGACAAGGCCCGCTGACATTGGTTTTTCTACATTACTTCGGTGGTTCAGCAGCAGAATGGCAGGCAGTAGCAGCGCAATTGGAAATAAAGCACCGCTGTGTCGCTGTCGATCTGCGGGGCCACGGCGACAGCCCGGCACCCAAAGCAGGGTACAGCGTCGATGACATGACCGATGACGTAGTCGGCACGCTGGAACAACTAGCTGTCGATCAGTACATACTGATTGGCCATTCGATGAGTGGGAAGGTGGTACTCAATCTGGCTTCACGTCAGCCAGTGGGGTTACAGCAGGTGTTACTGGTGTCGCCTTCGCCACCGCACCCGGAGCCGATTCCCGAAAAAGACCGAAAGGAGATGCTGGAAACGCATGGTACCGAGCAGGCCGCTGTTAAAACTTTTGAGAACATTACGGCGAAGCCCGTTTCAAGGGCTGATCGTCAGCAAATTATTACCGATAACCTCCGCACCAGCGAGGTAGCCTGGGACGCGTGGCTGACGGCAGGAAGTAAGGAAGACATTGCCGACAGGATGAGCCGCGTCGTCGTTCCGGTATCAATCATAGCTGGTAATAAAGACAACGCTCTTTCCCCCGATGTGCAGCCTGAACTAACGTTACCGACCCTACCCAACGCGACGTTCGAGGTACTCGACGGGGCCGGTCACTTGATTCCCTACGAGATGCCGGATGCCCTTGTGCATTTCATCACAAAAAAAATCTCGCCCGGTTTGCCGGGTAATTCATAA
- a CDS encoding GMC family oxidoreductase, whose product MSNQFSLNDSVDAVVIGTGAGGAPLMARLAAAGLKVVALEAGKYWDPKKDFPTDERAQDKLFWNDERLSAGKDPVAFGSNNSGTGVGGSTLHYTAYTPRVQPDDLQLKTDFGVGVDWPISFDEIATYYDEIEHFIGVSGPAEYPWGPARKRSYPTPPLPINGAGQLMERGCEAVGIKTSLAANAALSAGRYQEGVGHRPACANRGFCQAGCNIGAKSSMDVTYIPLALSKGAELRTECYVTQLVKDSSGRISEVVYIQDDQEKRQKCKYVFLCAGAIETPRLLLLNQLANSNGQVGRNFMAHTGLQIWGEFDEDIRPYKGIPGAVISEDTHRPKDADFAGGYLLQSIGVMPVTYLQQMARQRGLWGESFKKAARAYNHVAGINILGDCLPYDFNYLELSDEKDSRGLPKPRVHFTNGENEIRMTAHADKIMREIWDAAGAKNVWDYQRNAHIIGTCRMGHDRETNVINADGQSFDVPNLFISDNSTFPSALAVNPALTIMALSLRTADQFLKNRNRLDV is encoded by the coding sequence ATGAGCAATCAATTCAGCCTTAACGATAGTGTCGATGCAGTGGTAATCGGTACCGGTGCGGGGGGTGCGCCCCTGATGGCCCGGTTGGCCGCTGCCGGTCTGAAGGTCGTGGCACTCGAAGCCGGGAAGTACTGGGACCCAAAGAAAGACTTCCCAACCGACGAGCGAGCGCAGGACAAGCTATTCTGGAACGACGAGCGACTCAGCGCGGGCAAAGACCCGGTAGCGTTTGGCAGCAACAATTCCGGTACGGGCGTTGGCGGCTCGACGCTGCACTACACGGCTTACACCCCCCGCGTTCAACCAGACGACCTTCAGCTGAAGACCGACTTCGGCGTGGGTGTCGACTGGCCAATCAGCTTCGACGAAATCGCGACATACTACGATGAAATCGAACACTTCATCGGCGTTTCAGGCCCGGCGGAATACCCGTGGGGGCCAGCGCGCAAGCGGTCGTATCCAACACCCCCGTTACCCATAAACGGGGCCGGGCAGCTAATGGAGCGCGGTTGTGAGGCAGTGGGCATTAAAACATCGCTGGCGGCCAACGCAGCCTTGTCGGCCGGTCGTTATCAGGAAGGGGTTGGTCATCGCCCCGCCTGTGCCAACCGGGGCTTTTGTCAGGCCGGTTGCAACATTGGCGCGAAATCCAGCATGGACGTCACGTACATCCCGCTGGCGCTGAGCAAAGGCGCGGAACTGCGGACAGAGTGTTACGTAACCCAACTCGTCAAAGACAGCAGTGGCCGTATCAGCGAGGTTGTTTACATACAGGATGACCAGGAGAAGCGGCAGAAATGCAAGTATGTGTTCCTCTGCGCCGGAGCCATCGAAACACCCCGACTGCTGCTGCTGAACCAATTAGCTAACAGCAATGGGCAGGTGGGCCGGAATTTCATGGCGCACACGGGCTTGCAGATCTGGGGTGAGTTCGACGAAGACATACGGCCGTACAAGGGTATTCCCGGCGCGGTTATTTCGGAGGATACGCACCGTCCCAAAGATGCCGATTTTGCCGGTGGCTACCTGCTTCAGTCGATCGGGGTAATGCCCGTTACCTACCTGCAACAGATGGCCCGGCAGCGCGGCCTGTGGGGCGAGTCGTTTAAGAAGGCCGCCCGCGCTTACAACCACGTCGCCGGTATCAATATCCTCGGCGACTGCCTGCCCTACGACTTCAACTACCTGGAACTGTCGGACGAAAAAGACAGTCGTGGTCTGCCGAAGCCACGTGTTCATTTCACCAACGGTGAAAATGAGATTCGGATGACGGCCCACGCCGACAAGATCATGCGCGAAATCTGGGACGCGGCCGGGGCGAAAAACGTATGGGACTATCAGCGTAACGCCCACATCATCGGCACTTGCCGGATGGGCCACGACCGGGAAACAAACGTTATCAACGCCGATGGGCAATCGTTCGACGTTCCGAACCTGTTTATCAGCGATAACTCGACATTCCCCAGCGCACTCGCCGTTAACCCGGCCCTGACGATCATGGCACTTTCGCTACGCACGGCCGATCAGTTTCTGAAAAATAGAAACCGGCTGGACGTTTAA
- a CDS encoding family 1 glycosylhydrolase: protein MAAKKKGFLDIIKKEIGEAGYDGDQFGGAGGHDGRGLPTEMPSNFMFATGIECSYPTIKKGKIRRDQLRECGHYDRYKEDLGLVKELGLKVLRYGLPYYDIHKGPGKFDWEFADAAMGEIKRLGITPILDLMHFGVPDWVENFQNPELPMHFAEYAEEVAKRYPWVRYYTPVNEIYVTAKASGKDGIWNEQLKSDKGFVTAMKHATAASIIGTQQIAKHRNDCIIVQSESAEYTHELYATPSPEVSLENELRFLSLDLLYANPPSATVGMYLLDNGMTRQEYDWFMAGQPPGYQIMGNDYYGRNERIRLPDGSIQISMDVLGWYEITKDYYVRYKKPVMHTETNVFESELASDWLNKQWISILRMRRDGVPVLGFTWYSLTDQIDWDTQLAEQNNKVNECGLYDLDRKPRPVAAAYKRILDEFGQITVVPHAEMLEISDRPARLKVEI, encoded by the coding sequence ATGGCAGCTAAAAAGAAGGGCTTTCTGGACATCATCAAAAAAGAGATAGGGGAGGCCGGTTACGACGGCGATCAGTTCGGCGGTGCCGGGGGCCACGACGGCCGGGGGTTACCTACCGAAATGCCCAGCAATTTCATGTTCGCTACCGGTATCGAGTGTTCCTACCCAACAATCAAGAAGGGCAAGATTCGCCGGGATCAGCTGCGGGAATGCGGCCACTACGACCGTTACAAGGAAGACCTGGGCCTGGTTAAAGAACTAGGGTTAAAAGTACTACGGTACGGTTTACCCTACTACGACATTCATAAAGGACCGGGTAAGTTCGACTGGGAATTTGCCGACGCAGCAATGGGTGAAATCAAGCGGTTGGGCATTACCCCCATCCTTGACCTGATGCACTTTGGGGTTCCTGACTGGGTCGAAAACTTTCAGAACCCTGAGCTACCCATGCATTTCGCGGAATACGCCGAAGAAGTAGCTAAGCGATACCCGTGGGTGCGCTACTACACGCCCGTCAACGAGATTTACGTCACGGCGAAAGCCAGCGGCAAAGATGGTATCTGGAACGAACAGCTAAAGTCAGATAAAGGCTTCGTTACGGCGATGAAGCACGCAACGGCCGCCAGTATCATTGGTACGCAGCAGATTGCCAAACACCGCAACGACTGCATCATCGTACAAAGCGAAAGTGCCGAGTATACCCACGAATTGTACGCCACTCCGTCGCCCGAAGTATCGCTGGAAAACGAGCTTCGCTTTCTATCCCTCGATCTGCTTTACGCAAACCCACCTTCGGCAACGGTCGGTATGTATCTGCTCGACAACGGCATGACCCGGCAGGAATACGACTGGTTTATGGCAGGTCAGCCGCCGGGTTATCAGATTATGGGCAACGACTATTACGGCCGCAACGAGCGCATCCGCCTACCCGACGGGTCGATTCAGATCTCGATGGATGTGCTAGGCTGGTATGAGATCACGAAGGATTACTACGTCCGGTACAAAAAGCCGGTGATGCACACGGAAACCAACGTGTTCGAGTCCGAACTGGCCTCCGACTGGCTCAATAAACAGTGGATCAGCATCTTGCGAATGCGTCGCGATGGGGTACCGGTGCTCGGTTTCACCTGGTACAGCCTGACTGACCAGATCGACTGGGACACGCAGTTAGCTGAACAAAACAACAAAGTCAACGAATGCGGTCTATACGATCTGGATCGGAAGCCCCGCCCGGTTGCAGCCGCTTATAAGCGAATCCTTGACGAGTTTGGTCAGATTACGGTCGTTCCCCACGCGGAGATGCTCGAAATCTCGGACCGCCCCGCCCGGCTGAAGGTTGAGATATAG
- a CDS encoding RNA polymerase sigma factor has protein sequence MFRLATSSDIPERDLVERCLSITDQATRRLAQRQLYERYKRAMFSTAYRITNDYDNANDALQDAFVAVFRSLHQFTFDSTLGAWIKTIVVRNAVRKQQLESRFIGIDEATHDQPIRLPEGLTGAELDTVIRTLPDGARTVFLLAEVEGYAHREIADMLNITEGTSKSQLNYARRLLRQRLSNDYQ, from the coding sequence ATGTTTCGCTTGGCAACATCGTCCGACATACCCGAACGCGACCTCGTCGAGCGATGTCTGTCGATTACCGATCAGGCAACCCGGCGGCTGGCACAGCGGCAGTTGTATGAGCGGTATAAGCGGGCCATGTTTTCCACGGCCTATCGGATCACGAATGATTACGACAATGCCAATGATGCCCTACAGGACGCGTTTGTAGCAGTGTTCCGAAGCCTGCATCAATTCACGTTTGACTCGACACTGGGGGCTTGGATCAAGACAATTGTCGTGCGGAACGCGGTTCGCAAGCAGCAACTGGAAAGCCGGTTTATTGGGATTGACGAAGCCACGCATGACCAGCCAATACGATTGCCGGAGGGGTTGACGGGTGCCGAGCTGGACACGGTAATCCGAACTTTGCCCGACGGCGCGCGAACGGTTTTTCTCCTTGCGGAAGTCGAAGGCTATGCGCACAGGGAGATCGCCGACATGCTAAACATCACCGAAGGCACGTCGAAATCACAACTGAATTACGCACGCCGACTTTTAAGACAGCGACTGAGCAATGACTACCAATAA
- a CDS encoding porin family protein, which translates to MINVFMNRLAIVIGLLMTGGAAVAQVSSSYRFELEAGGGLIRLPNVDYNGWSAKQQLTTYIKPRLGVSVGINWAGASNIAPLSYLPDQYGLPNPARLNEFYVRSDRMLDLSAVVLPVLTRYHQVSIRVGISAYRSSTTQVDSLIYYDPRDRSNYETVLHQRTTDRLSPLLGVGYDYRLSNRWSVGAYATAYLNAPDRQTASTFGLRTAYRFNVSADSLGLASIDKGAIRTGIRLAGNVSASNGRTVADFYRLRGIGGLWAEVPLSLTWQFRAELNYAQRSAQTDEVRTGRVRFLPGSNNRNYLEIPLLFRNEVAYKWHLYIGPYFATLLNGRAESDGKPVAVVPHSVVGVIVGADYQLSDRFSVDVRYQRDMVQLSSRPYGGLHGFQLGINWAFQRSNP; encoded by the coding sequence ATGATAAATGTATTTATGAATCGATTGGCTATTGTAATTGGTCTGCTAATGACTGGCGGAGCCGCCGTTGCGCAGGTATCATCATCGTACCGCTTTGAGCTGGAAGCCGGTGGTGGGCTAATACGGTTGCCCAACGTGGACTACAATGGCTGGTCGGCCAAACAGCAACTAACTACGTACATCAAACCAAGGCTGGGAGTTTCTGTCGGGATAAACTGGGCTGGTGCGAGCAATATTGCTCCCCTTTCCTACTTGCCAGACCAGTATGGCCTGCCTAATCCGGCACGACTCAACGAATTTTACGTCCGTTCAGATCGGATGCTTGATCTGTCGGCGGTGGTGTTGCCTGTGCTGACCCGGTATCATCAGGTGTCTATCCGGGTAGGAATATCAGCGTATCGTAGTAGTACGACGCAGGTTGATAGTCTGATTTACTACGATCCACGCGATCGTTCGAACTATGAAACGGTTCTCCACCAGCGCACGACTGACCGGTTATCGCCTTTACTTGGCGTTGGATACGACTATCGGCTGTCGAATCGCTGGTCGGTGGGGGCTTACGCGACAGCGTATTTGAACGCGCCCGACCGGCAGACCGCATCGACGTTTGGGCTGCGAACTGCTTACCGATTCAACGTCAGTGCTGATTCGCTGGGCCTGGCGTCGATCGACAAAGGTGCGATACGAACAGGTATCCGATTGGCTGGCAACGTTTCGGCGTCGAACGGGAGAACGGTTGCCGATTTCTACAGGCTTCGGGGAATTGGGGGGCTTTGGGCCGAAGTGCCGCTTTCGCTGACATGGCAATTCCGGGCGGAGCTCAACTACGCACAACGCAGCGCACAGACAGACGAGGTACGGACCGGGCGTGTGCGGTTTTTGCCGGGCAGCAACAACCGAAACTATCTGGAAATTCCGTTGCTTTTCCGTAACGAAGTCGCGTATAAATGGCATCTGTACATCGGGCCTTACTTCGCTACCTTGTTGAATGGTCGGGCTGAGTCAGACGGAAAGCCGGTAGCGGTTGTACCGCACTCTGTCGTTGGCGTAATCGTCGGGGCCGACTATCAGTTGTCTGATCGCTTCTCGGTAGATGTCCGCTATCAGCGTGACATGGTCCAACTGTCAAGTCGTCCTTATGGCGGGTTGCACGGCTTCCAACTGGGGATAAACTGGGCTTTTCAGCGTAGCAACCCGTAG